A single Actinomadura algeriensis DNA region contains:
- a CDS encoding BKACE family enzyme: MGATTLITVAPTGAESAKADVPALPVTLEELVQTAKECEAAGAAIVHVHIRDDDARPTLDPSRLRDTVRALREGTGLIVQLSTGGAVTDPYEDRLAVLDAEPDMCSLTCGTVNFGDDVFMNPWPFMVELYQRTQEREVVPEFELFDLGHIAALNRLLDKHGLPYGGHVHCDLVMGVPGGMPGDARTLVAAVEALPDGATWSATGVGRTSLPVLFAALSAGGHLRVGMEDTLTLAKGTPVTANVQLVERAAAAAALARRPSMPAPDARALLGIKRR; this comes from the coding sequence ATGGGAGCAACGACGCTCATCACGGTGGCGCCCACGGGCGCGGAGTCCGCCAAGGCGGACGTCCCGGCCCTGCCCGTCACCCTGGAGGAACTGGTCCAGACGGCCAAGGAGTGCGAGGCGGCGGGGGCGGCGATCGTCCACGTGCACATCCGCGACGACGACGCGCGGCCGACGCTCGACCCGTCCCGGCTGCGGGACACGGTGCGGGCGCTGCGGGAGGGCACGGGACTGATCGTGCAGCTGTCCACGGGCGGCGCGGTGACCGACCCGTACGAGGACAGGCTGGCGGTCCTGGACGCCGAGCCCGACATGTGCTCGCTCACCTGCGGGACGGTCAATTTCGGCGACGACGTGTTCATGAACCCCTGGCCGTTCATGGTGGAGCTTTACCAACGAACCCAGGAGAGGGAGGTCGTGCCAGAGTTCGAGCTGTTCGACCTCGGGCACATCGCGGCGCTCAACCGTCTCCTGGACAAGCACGGACTGCCGTACGGCGGTCACGTGCACTGCGACCTGGTAATGGGCGTGCCGGGCGGGATGCCGGGGGACGCGCGGACGCTCGTCGCCGCCGTCGAGGCCCTCCCGGACGGCGCCACCTGGTCGGCGACCGGCGTCGGACGGACGTCGCTGCCGGTGCTGTTCGCGGCGCTGTCGGCGGGCGGGCACCTGCGCGTCGGGATGGAGGACACGCTGACCCTCGCGAAGGGCACGCCGGTGACGGCGAACGTGCAGCTCGTCGAGCGTGCGGCGGCCGCCGCCGCCCTCGCCCGGCGCCCGTCCATGCCGGCTCCGGACGCCCGCGCGCTGCTGGGGATCAAACGCCGTTGA
- a CDS encoding asparaginase, with protein MINPVLVEVERSGFVESRHRGAAVGLAADGTAAVRAGTVDEPIFPRSANKPLQAVAMLRSGLDLEGELLALAAGSHSGEDFHVEGVEKILAGAGLTADDLRCPESWPIDPGTSRTCEEPSRVRMNCSGKHAAMLATCVAAGWPTESYLDPEHPLQIAVRGVVEELAGERAAATGVDGCGAPLFAISALGVARAYRALVLAAPDAPECLVADAMRTHPQWTSGTAREERRLMDAVPGLLVKCGAEGVDAFALADGRAGAVKIDDGAMRARTPVTVALLRALAGHTGEGGGEGGGAPGGLPDGTDEDALEELAVVELRGGNAVVGVIRSVVPS; from the coding sequence ATGATCAATCCGGTGCTGGTCGAGGTGGAACGTTCCGGGTTCGTGGAGTCGCGGCATCGCGGCGCCGCGGTCGGGCTGGCGGCGGACGGGACGGCGGCCGTGCGGGCCGGGACGGTCGACGAGCCGATCTTCCCGCGCTCGGCGAACAAGCCGCTGCAGGCCGTCGCGATGCTGCGGTCCGGGCTGGACCTCGAAGGGGAGCTGCTGGCGCTCGCCGCGGGGAGCCATTCGGGGGAGGACTTCCACGTCGAGGGCGTCGAGAAGATCCTCGCGGGCGCGGGCCTGACGGCGGACGACCTGCGCTGCCCCGAGTCGTGGCCCATCGACCCCGGGACGTCGCGCACCTGCGAGGAGCCGTCGCGCGTCCGGATGAACTGCTCGGGCAAGCACGCGGCGATGCTCGCCACGTGCGTCGCCGCGGGGTGGCCGACGGAGTCCTACCTGGACCCGGAGCATCCGCTGCAGATCGCGGTGCGCGGCGTCGTCGAGGAGCTGGCGGGCGAGCGGGCCGCGGCGACCGGGGTGGACGGGTGCGGGGCGCCGCTGTTCGCGATCTCCGCGCTGGGCGTCGCGCGCGCCTACCGGGCGCTCGTGCTGGCCGCGCCGGACGCCCCCGAGTGCCTGGTCGCGGACGCGATGCGCACCCATCCGCAGTGGACGTCCGGGACGGCGCGCGAGGAGCGGCGGCTGATGGACGCCGTGCCGGGCCTGCTGGTCAAGTGCGGTGCGGAGGGCGTGGACGCGTTCGCGCTCGCCGACGGGCGGGCCGGCGCCGTCAAGATCGACGACGGGGCGATGCGGGCCCGCACGCCGGTGACCGTCGCGCTGCTGCGCGCCCTCGCCGGGCACACCGGCGAGGGCGGCGGCGAGGGCGGCGGGGCTCCCGGCGGCCTTCCGGACGGCACCGACGAGGACGCGCTGGAGGAGCTGGCCGTCGTGGAGCTGCGCGGCGGGAACGCCGTCGTCGGCGTCATCCGTTCCGTCGTCCCCAGTTGA
- a CDS encoding CynX/NimT family MFS transporter, producing the protein MSAARASRAGAVVLIVLVALNLRPAIGAVGPVLTEIQDEFGLSGTAAGALTTLPLAFFGFYGLLAPFLRRAPRSETLLVASMGLLIVGLLLRLVGAPFPLFAGSLAAGMAISIGNIAMPAIIKRDHPESLTTVTAIYTVAMSGGAALAAGLAVPVENAFDASWRLPLGLLAIPTAVAGLIWLPRAVRAARAARSAPPVPSSRGVAALVWRSGLSWAVTAFMGLQSLLAYVTLGWLATIWQDRGMSEAGAGYALAATSGIQAVSSLLVPVLARRTRDQRPLVMMIVVLTAVGFAGATWAPIGTVWVWTVVLGVGQGIGFPTALSFIGLRSHDTAVAAQLSGMAQGVGYVLAATGPLAVGALHDATGGWTVPMLGVLGATALLLVPGMIAGRNRTIGGPPSATEPADEGSGSSAAVLN; encoded by the coding sequence ATGAGCGCGGCACGCGCGTCCCGGGCCGGGGCGGTGGTGCTGATCGTCCTGGTCGCGCTGAACCTGCGCCCGGCGATCGGGGCGGTCGGGCCGGTGCTCACCGAGATCCAGGACGAGTTCGGCCTGTCGGGGACGGCGGCGGGCGCGCTGACCACGCTGCCGCTGGCGTTCTTCGGCTTCTACGGGCTGCTCGCGCCGTTCCTGCGCCGCGCGCCGCGCAGCGAGACGCTGCTGGTGGCGTCGATGGGGCTGCTGATCGTGGGGCTGCTGCTGCGGCTGGTGGGCGCCCCGTTCCCGCTGTTCGCCGGGTCGCTCGCCGCCGGGATGGCGATCAGCATCGGCAACATCGCGATGCCGGCGATCATCAAGCGCGACCATCCGGAGTCGCTCACGACGGTGACGGCGATCTACACGGTGGCGATGTCGGGCGGTGCGGCGCTGGCGGCCGGGCTGGCGGTTCCGGTGGAGAACGCGTTCGACGCGTCGTGGCGGCTGCCGCTGGGGCTGCTGGCGATCCCGACGGCGGTCGCGGGGCTGATCTGGCTGCCGCGCGCGGTCCGGGCGGCGCGCGCGGCCCGTTCGGCGCCGCCCGTCCCGTCGTCGCGGGGCGTCGCGGCGCTGGTGTGGCGGTCGGGGCTGTCGTGGGCCGTCACGGCGTTCATGGGCCTGCAGTCGCTGCTGGCGTACGTGACGCTGGGGTGGCTGGCGACGATCTGGCAGGACCGCGGGATGAGCGAGGCGGGCGCCGGGTACGCGCTGGCGGCGACGTCGGGGATCCAGGCGGTGTCGTCGCTGCTGGTGCCGGTGCTGGCACGGCGGACGCGCGACCAGCGGCCCCTGGTCATGATGATCGTGGTGCTGACGGCGGTGGGCTTCGCGGGCGCGACGTGGGCGCCGATCGGGACCGTCTGGGTGTGGACGGTGGTGCTGGGCGTCGGGCAGGGCATCGGGTTCCCGACGGCGCTGTCGTTCATCGGGCTGCGCTCGCACGACACGGCGGTCGCGGCGCAGCTGTCGGGAATGGCGCAGGGCGTCGGGTACGTCCTCGCGGCGACGGGGCCGCTCGCGGTCGGCGCGCTGCACGACGCCACCGGCGGTTGGACCGTTCCGATGCTCGGGGTGCTGGGAGCGACGGCACTGCTGCTGGTCCCGGGCATGATCGCGGGCCGGAACCGGACGATCGGCGGCCCGCCGTCCGCGACCGAACCGGCGGACGAGGGGTCGGGTTCGTCGGCCGCGGTGCTCAACTAG
- a CDS encoding FadR/GntR family transcriptional regulator, translating into MALSPVPGGSTVDAVLNQLQAQVSDGAWPIGGRIPAETDLAAQLGVSRPAVREAIRALSHVGVLEVRRGDGTYVRSSADPRPLLRRVSRATARDVFEMQLAYDVQAARLAARRRTDADLARLAELLAARDAATEAAEFGAADARFHLGVAEATRNPVLIEAMRFFIQRLGEAMRTVRLDHEVPEASQAAHRAVLDAVAARDGDAAARAAAAVVEPTLAVLDGLIDDDASGTGDRADER; encoded by the coding sequence GTGGCGCTGAGTCCGGTTCCCGGCGGGTCGACCGTCGACGCCGTCCTGAACCAGCTGCAGGCCCAGGTCAGCGACGGGGCGTGGCCGATCGGCGGGCGGATCCCCGCCGAGACCGACCTCGCCGCGCAGCTCGGGGTGAGCCGTCCCGCGGTGCGGGAGGCGATCCGGGCGCTGTCGCACGTGGGCGTCCTGGAGGTGCGGCGCGGCGACGGCACCTACGTCCGCAGCAGCGCCGACCCGCGCCCGCTGCTGCGCCGGGTGTCGCGGGCCACGGCACGGGACGTCTTCGAGATGCAGCTCGCCTACGACGTGCAGGCCGCGCGGCTGGCGGCGCGCCGCCGGACGGACGCCGACCTGGCGCGGCTCGCGGAGCTGCTGGCGGCCCGGGACGCCGCGACCGAGGCCGCCGAGTTCGGCGCGGCGGACGCGCGGTTCCACCTCGGCGTCGCGGAGGCCACCCGCAATCCGGTGCTGATCGAGGCGATGCGGTTCTTCATCCAGCGGCTCGGCGAGGCGATGCGGACGGTGCGGCTCGACCACGAGGTCCCGGAGGCGAGCCAGGCGGCGCACCGGGCGGTGCTGGACGCGGTCGCGGCGCGCGACGGCGACGCCGCCGCCCGCGCGGCCGCCGCGGTCGTCGAGCCGACGCTGGCCGTCCTCGACGGGCTGATCGACGACGACGCGTCCGGTACCGGCGACCGCGCGGACGAACGATGA
- a CDS encoding DUF2207 domain-containing protein — MSALAALRRVRPVMAVAAAAALLPLTMATPADAARRAATERVLTDRVVLTVGNGVTHVKETIVYEFAGHDGFAREFVTREHESATRDRVYRLSNLRASSPDGGPTRATATSEGTRTTVEVSGAKELTGRHTVVLEYDLRGAVTRMGAADELWWPVAGGFDVPVETASATVDGGTMIRNVNCFAGPIGSTVGCTQFYMNHAHTQGIYSQEKLLPGEYLTVVAGFPAGTTGGHPLYERRQTVATAFSVNAVTGSALIGLLVLLGGGVAALYMLRGRDARVVGRRAAEGDHAPVAGAEFEPPDGVRPGQIGTLVDEQADVIDVTATIVDLAVRGYLLIEEEDRAVTGRLDWTLRRLERPMVDLLPYERILLDALLTAPDGTARDAVKLSELGGTFATKLAQVRSAMYADVVRQGWFARRPDTVRSRWTIAGLALTVLGIAGTVGLALTTEWALAGLAVIIAGAALAYGGQYMPAKTARGSTVLAHTIGFRAYLERGELPEGGSLASPQRIALFSRFLPYAVVFDVVERWAGTVEDAGERAEGADNLYWYEGPAEWDLSKFAESMRTFTLATSGSISQSRGL; from the coding sequence ATGTCTGCTCTTGCGGCGCTGCGCCGGGTGCGACCTGTCATGGCGGTGGCGGCGGCCGCCGCGCTCCTCCCCCTCACGATGGCGACGCCCGCGGACGCGGCCCGGCGGGCGGCGACGGAACGGGTGCTGACCGACCGGGTCGTCCTGACCGTGGGCAACGGGGTGACCCACGTCAAGGAGACGATCGTCTACGAGTTCGCGGGGCACGACGGCTTCGCGCGGGAGTTCGTGACGCGCGAGCACGAGAGCGCGACCCGCGACCGGGTGTACCGGCTGTCGAACCTGCGGGCGAGCAGCCCGGACGGCGGCCCGACGCGGGCGACCGCGACGAGCGAGGGCACCCGGACGACCGTCGAGGTGAGCGGCGCGAAGGAGCTGACGGGACGGCACACGGTCGTCCTGGAGTACGACCTGCGCGGCGCGGTCACCCGGATGGGCGCGGCGGACGAGCTGTGGTGGCCGGTCGCGGGCGGCTTCGACGTCCCGGTGGAGACGGCGAGCGCGACCGTGGACGGCGGCACGATGATCCGCAACGTCAACTGCTTCGCCGGGCCGATCGGCAGCACGGTCGGGTGCACGCAGTTCTACATGAACCACGCGCACACGCAGGGAATCTACAGCCAGGAGAAGCTGCTTCCCGGCGAGTACCTGACGGTCGTCGCGGGCTTCCCGGCCGGGACGACGGGCGGGCACCCCCTCTACGAGCGGCGGCAGACGGTCGCGACGGCGTTCTCGGTGAACGCGGTGACGGGGTCGGCGCTGATCGGGCTGCTGGTGCTGCTCGGCGGCGGCGTCGCGGCCTTGTACATGCTGCGCGGACGGGACGCGCGCGTCGTGGGCAGGCGCGCCGCCGAGGGCGATCACGCGCCGGTGGCGGGCGCCGAGTTCGAGCCGCCGGACGGGGTGCGGCCGGGGCAGATCGGCACGCTGGTCGACGAGCAGGCCGACGTGATCGACGTGACCGCGACGATCGTGGACCTCGCCGTCCGCGGCTACCTGCTGATCGAGGAGGAGGACCGGGCGGTCACCGGCCGGCTCGACTGGACGCTGCGCCGCCTCGAGCGTCCGATGGTGGACCTGCTGCCCTACGAGCGGATCCTGCTGGACGCGCTGCTCACCGCGCCGGACGGGACCGCGCGCGACGCCGTGAAGCTGTCGGAGCTCGGCGGGACGTTCGCGACGAAGCTCGCGCAGGTGCGGTCGGCGATGTACGCCGACGTCGTCCGGCAGGGGTGGTTCGCGCGGCGGCCCGACACGGTCCGGTCCCGCTGGACGATCGCGGGGCTGGCGCTGACCGTGCTGGGGATCGCGGGGACCGTCGGGCTGGCGCTGACCACCGAGTGGGCGCTGGCCGGGCTCGCGGTGATCATCGCGGGGGCGGCGCTGGCGTACGGCGGCCAGTACATGCCGGCGAAGACGGCGCGCGGTTCGACCGTCCTCGCGCACACCATCGGGTTCCGGGCGTACCTGGAGCGCGGGGAACTGCCGGAGGGCGGGTCGCTCGCGTCGCCGCAGCGGATCGCGCTGTTCTCCCGGTTCCTGCCGTACGCGGTCGTGTTCGACGTCGTCGAGCGGTGGGCCGGGACGGTCGAGGACGCGGGCGAGCGGGCCGAGGGCGCCGACAACCTGTACTGGTACGAGGGCCCGGCCGAGTGGGACCTGTCGAAGTTCGCCGAATCCATGCGGACGTTCACGCTCGCGACCTCGGGTTCCATCTCCCAGTCGCGGGGGCTGTGA
- a CDS encoding neutral zinc metallopeptidase: MAGRTPSPGPPAYRRPAYRHVPSRRPPRRTADGTVAGVIGGVATVIVLGILGFSLFGDRDPIGAITGSYQEVAVSRETATDNELYRTGDLEPVGCALPGLEPGAASMRRFMDVLSDCLDDSWGRQFAKAGMTFDVPDRVFWRDSGRSPCGTYPSPGSSAFYCPANNTMYVGVDHIVQTSGDEPLENFAVFARVVAHEYGHHVQDLAGILLYGNGLMEAADPLGQAAASRRIELQAQCFAGAFLGAERATLPMTRRQLAVMIEDVRGRGDDDLPPAQRDHGSGRNYAGWVVTGYEGGGLAVCNTWTAPPDEVD, translated from the coding sequence ATGGCAGGTCGCACCCCCTCACCCGGACCCCCGGCGTACCGTCGGCCCGCCTACCGGCACGTCCCGTCCCGCAGGCCGCCGCGCCGCACCGCCGACGGGACGGTCGCGGGCGTCATCGGCGGCGTCGCCACGGTCATCGTGCTGGGGATCCTCGGGTTCTCCCTCTTCGGCGACCGCGACCCCATCGGCGCCATCACCGGTTCCTACCAGGAGGTCGCGGTCAGCCGGGAGACCGCCACCGACAACGAGCTGTACCGGACGGGCGACCTCGAACCCGTCGGCTGCGCCCTGCCGGGCCTCGAACCCGGCGCCGCGTCCATGCGCCGGTTCATGGACGTGCTGAGCGACTGCCTCGACGACTCGTGGGGCCGCCAGTTCGCGAAGGCCGGCATGACGTTCGACGTCCCCGACCGCGTCTTCTGGCGGGACTCCGGGCGCAGTCCGTGCGGGACGTACCCGAGCCCCGGCTCGTCCGCGTTCTACTGCCCGGCGAACAACACGATGTACGTCGGTGTCGACCACATCGTGCAGACGTCCGGGGACGAGCCGCTGGAGAACTTCGCGGTGTTCGCCCGGGTCGTCGCGCACGAGTACGGTCACCACGTCCAGGACCTCGCCGGGATCCTGCTGTACGGGAACGGGCTGATGGAGGCCGCCGACCCGCTCGGCCAGGCGGCGGCCAGCCGGCGCATCGAGCTGCAGGCGCAGTGCTTCGCGGGGGCGTTCCTCGGCGCGGAACGCGCCACCCTGCCGATGACCCGGCGGCAGCTCGCCGTCATGATCGAGGACGTTCGCGGCCGGGGCGACGACGACCTGCCGCCCGCGCAGCGCGACCACGGCTCCGGCCGCAACTACGCCGGGTGGGTCGTCACCGGTTACGAGGGGGGCGGCCTCGCCGTCTGCAACACCTGGACGGCCCCGCCCGACGAGGTGGACTGA
- a CDS encoding YiaA/YiaB family inner membrane protein, giving the protein MTTRPQPPAPAGTAAFFVQAVISFAVSSVAVVLGVLYLPVDEWVRAFLALGVLYVITSTFTLAKCVRDRQETQTLTGRVDQARLEKLLSEHDPYSTQNL; this is encoded by the coding sequence ATGACGACACGTCCACAGCCGCCCGCGCCGGCGGGCACCGCCGCGTTCTTCGTCCAGGCCGTGATCTCGTTCGCGGTGTCCAGCGTCGCCGTCGTCCTCGGCGTCCTGTACCTGCCGGTCGACGAGTGGGTGCGCGCGTTCCTCGCCCTCGGCGTCCTCTACGTGATCACGTCCACGTTCACGCTGGCCAAGTGCGTCCGGGACCGGCAGGAGACGCAGACGCTCACCGGCCGCGTCGACCAGGCCCGGCTCGAGAAGCTGCTCAGCGAGCACGACCCCTACTCCACGCAGAACCTCTGA
- a CDS encoding helix-turn-helix domain-containing protein produces MASSKVGSIGEYIREQRTRAKISLRQLADVSGISNPYLSQIERGLRKPSAEILQQIAKGLRISAEALYVQAGILEDREADTDVQAAVRADLLLTERQKQVLMDIYASFLKENEATGVLDDLRDGTGDDPEPDGGGEHAVHEQNGKEEVG; encoded by the coding sequence ATGGCGAGTTCGAAGGTCGGCTCGATCGGGGAGTACATCCGGGAGCAGCGCACGCGGGCGAAGATCTCGCTGCGCCAGCTCGCGGACGTCTCGGGGATCTCCAACCCGTATCTGAGCCAGATCGAGCGCGGCCTGCGCAAGCCGAGCGCCGAGATCCTGCAGCAGATCGCCAAGGGGCTGCGGATCTCCGCCGAGGCGCTGTACGTGCAGGCCGGGATCCTCGAGGACCGGGAGGCCGACACCGACGTGCAGGCCGCCGTCCGGGCCGACCTCCTCCTCACGGAACGGCAGAAGCAGGTCCTCATGGACATCTACGCGTCGTTCCTCAAGGAGAACGAAGCCACCGGAGTGCTCGACGACCTCCGCGACGGCACCGGGGACGACCCGGAACCGGACGGCGGCGGCGAGCACGCAGTCCACGAGCAGAACGGAAAGGAAGAGGTCGGATGA
- a CDS encoding DUF2516 family protein gives MAGFNILDYFFWLLLIIAFAMEAWALIDALTVPQNAYAAASKQSKKLWTIITIVCAVVGAAYAVAPAALGASPIGLLLGILPVAAFIGAAIYLADVRPAVTPFKKRNGGRGGSRQGPYGPW, from the coding sequence ATGGCGGGCTTCAACATCCTCGACTACTTCTTCTGGCTGCTGCTGATCATCGCCTTCGCGATGGAGGCGTGGGCGCTGATCGACGCGCTCACCGTGCCGCAGAACGCCTACGCGGCGGCGAGCAAGCAGAGCAAGAAGCTGTGGACGATCATCACGATCGTCTGCGCGGTCGTCGGCGCCGCCTACGCCGTCGCGCCCGCCGCGCTCGGCGCCAGCCCCATCGGGCTGCTCCTCGGCATCCTGCCGGTCGCCGCGTTCATCGGCGCCGCGATCTACCTCGCCGACGTCCGTCCGGCCGTCACGCCGTTCAAGAAGCGCAACGGCGGCCGCGGCGGCTCCCGGCAGGGCCCGTACGGCCCCTGGTAA
- a CDS encoding MMPL family transporter: protein METKRRPATVRVAQWSAAHPWSAVTMWVLFVVLCLALGTAAGTKKIGDAESGVGESGLAGRIAASGDFPEKAEENVLITAKSGPLDPRDARAAADDVVRRMKALPEVEAVGTPIPAPDRTAVLVPVTMKGDTEHADLRVDPLLAQSAAVQDAHPGLRVEQVGTGSTAKGLTATLGADFERAEYISLPLTLLIMLVVFGALIAAAVPVVLALSSVGAAIGLSALVSHLLPATSALSNVILLMGMAVGVDYSLFYLKREREERRRGRPDALEIAAETSGHTVVVSGGTVVVAMAGLYLAGEATFTSLATGSIIVVAVAVLASLTVLPALLAKLGPRVDRPRIPVLWRLTMRSGESRVWPVLLRPALRHPAVTLIVSTVALLLLAAPALDMRLKQPGSDDLPRDIPVVRVMDRLTAAFPSEGTVHQVAVEAPPEQSARVRSALTGLAARTARDPLFAHDRAPEVRTSPTGRVHLIDIATPHSRSSDEARHSLDTLRAWLPQAVGDVPGAEYGVGGKLAEGVDFTGHLEERLPFVVGFVLLLTLVMTGLIFRSAAIALSAVVLNLLSAAAAFGVLVAVFQNTWAEGFLDFHSSGAVVSWLPLFLFVVLFGLSMDYHVFVVSRIREAAARGVPTRAAVGEGITRSAGVVTSAAVVMVAVFAIFGTLSMVEFKQLGVGLAAAILIDAVVIRIFVLPALMALLGSANWWPGRLAPRARPADATVPDLPLPTR from the coding sequence ATGGAAACGAAGCGGAGGCCCGCGACGGTACGGGTCGCGCAGTGGAGCGCCGCCCACCCGTGGTCGGCCGTCACGATGTGGGTGCTGTTCGTCGTGCTCTGCCTGGCGCTGGGCACGGCGGCGGGCACCAAGAAGATCGGCGACGCCGAATCGGGCGTCGGCGAATCCGGCCTGGCCGGACGCATCGCCGCGTCCGGCGACTTCCCGGAGAAGGCCGAAGAGAACGTCCTCATCACCGCGAAGAGCGGCCCGCTCGACCCCCGCGACGCGCGGGCCGCCGCGGACGACGTCGTCCGGCGCATGAAGGCCCTTCCCGAAGTGGAGGCGGTCGGGACGCCGATCCCCGCGCCCGACCGGACGGCCGTGCTCGTCCCCGTTACGATGAAGGGCGACACCGAGCACGCCGACCTGCGCGTCGACCCCCTCCTCGCGCAGAGCGCCGCGGTCCAGGACGCCCACCCGGGGCTGCGCGTCGAGCAGGTCGGCACCGGCTCGACCGCCAAGGGCCTCACCGCGACGCTCGGCGCCGACTTCGAGCGCGCCGAGTACATCAGCCTGCCGCTCACCCTGCTGATCATGCTGGTGGTCTTCGGCGCGCTCATCGCCGCGGCCGTCCCGGTGGTCCTCGCCCTCTCCTCGGTGGGCGCCGCGATCGGCCTCTCCGCGCTCGTGTCCCACCTGCTGCCCGCCACCAGCGCCCTGAGCAACGTGATCCTGCTGATGGGCATGGCGGTCGGCGTCGACTACTCGCTCTTCTACCTCAAGCGCGAACGCGAGGAGCGGCGACGGGGCCGACCGGACGCGCTGGAGATCGCCGCCGAGACGTCCGGGCACACCGTCGTCGTGTCGGGCGGCACGGTCGTCGTGGCGATGGCCGGCCTCTACCTCGCCGGGGAGGCCACGTTCACCTCCCTCGCCACCGGCTCGATCATCGTCGTCGCCGTCGCGGTGCTCGCCTCGCTCACCGTCCTGCCCGCGCTCCTGGCCAAGCTCGGCCCGCGCGTCGACCGTCCCCGCATCCCCGTCCTGTGGCGGCTGACGATGCGTTCCGGCGAGTCCCGCGTCTGGCCCGTCCTCCTGCGGCCCGCGCTGCGGCACCCCGCCGTCACCCTGATCGTCTCGACCGTCGCGCTCCTCCTGCTCGCCGCCCCCGCGCTCGACATGCGGCTCAAGCAGCCCGGCTCGGACGACCTGCCCCGCGACATCCCCGTCGTCCGCGTGATGGACCGGCTCACCGCCGCGTTCCCCAGCGAGGGCACCGTCCACCAGGTGGCCGTCGAGGCGCCCCCCGAACAGTCCGCCCGCGTCCGCTCGGCCCTCACCGGCCTCGCCGCCCGCACCGCCCGCGACCCCCTCTTCGCCCACGACCGCGCCCCCGAGGTCCGCACGTCCCCCACCGGACGCGTCCACCTCATCGACATCGCGACCCCGCACTCCCGGAGCAGCGACGAGGCCCGCCACTCCCTCGACACCCTCCGCGCCTGGTTGCCCCAGGCCGTCGGCGACGTCCCGGGCGCCGAATACGGCGTCGGCGGCAAGCTCGCCGAAGGCGTCGACTTCACCGGCCACCTCGAAGAACGACTGCCCTTCGTCGTCGGCTTCGTCCTCCTGCTCACCCTCGTGATGACCGGCCTGATCTTCCGCTCCGCCGCGATCGCCCTCTCGGCCGTCGTCCTGAACCTGCTGTCGGCCGCCGCGGCGTTCGGCGTCCTCGTGGCCGTGTTCCAGAACACGTGGGCCGAAGGCTTCCTCGACTTCCACTCGTCCGGCGCCGTCGTCTCCTGGCTGCCGCTCTTCCTGTTCGTCGTCCTGTTCGGCCTGTCGATGGACTACCACGTGTTCGTGGTGTCCCGGATCCGTGAGGCCGCCGCCCGGGGCGTGCCGACCCGCGCCGCCGTCGGCGAGGGCATCACCCGCTCCGCCGGCGTCGTCACCAGCGCCGCCGTCGTCATGGTCGCGGTGTTCGCGATCTTCGGCACGCTCAGCATGGTCGAGTTCAAGCAGCTCGGCGTCGGCCTCGCCGCCGCCATCCTGATCGACGCCGTCGTCATCCGGATCTTCGTCCTGCCCGCCCTGATGGCCCTGCTCGGCTCCGCGAACTGGTGGCCCGGACGCCTGGCGCCCCGCGCCCGCCCCGCGGACGCGACCGTCCCCGACCTGCCGCTGCCCACCCGATGA
- a CDS encoding alanyl-tRNA editing protein, translating into MSDLHGRTARLELGDQNLREWEAVVLEAGPDGIVLDRSAFYPGGGGQPPDHGVLLWQGVQTRIAGVRKGDDLVLLPAEEDPLPPPGTTVRGAVEDDRRTALMRTHSGLHLLCGVVFRDHGCLVTGGNMEPLSARMDFDLREVPPNFKQTVEDACNAEVEADRRIDVRTLPRAEAFAIPDIVRTATNLVPPEVQDVRIVDIVGLDTQADGGTHVASTKQIGRIIVAKVENKGRGFRRLRIKIAD; encoded by the coding sequence ATGAGCGACCTGCACGGGCGCACGGCGCGCCTGGAACTCGGCGACCAGAACCTCCGCGAGTGGGAGGCCGTCGTCCTCGAGGCGGGGCCGGACGGCATCGTCCTCGACCGCTCGGCGTTCTACCCGGGCGGCGGCGGGCAGCCCCCGGACCACGGCGTCCTGCTCTGGCAGGGCGTCCAGACCCGCATCGCCGGGGTGCGCAAGGGCGACGACCTGGTGCTCCTCCCCGCCGAGGAGGACCCCCTCCCGCCGCCCGGAACCACCGTGCGCGGCGCCGTCGAGGACGACCGGCGCACCGCCCTCATGCGCACCCACTCCGGCCTGCACCTCCTGTGCGGCGTCGTGTTCCGCGACCACGGCTGCCTCGTCACGGGCGGCAACATGGAACCGCTGAGCGCCCGCATGGACTTCGACCTGCGCGAGGTTCCGCCGAACTTCAAGCAGACCGTCGAGGACGCCTGCAACGCCGAGGTCGAGGCCGACCGGCGCATCGACGTCCGCACGCTCCCGCGCGCCGAGGCGTTCGCGATCCCCGACATCGTCCGCACCGCGACGAACCTCGTCCCGCCCGAGGTCCAGGACGTCCGGATCGTCGACATCGTCGGGCTCGACACCCAGGCGGACGGCGGCACCCACGTCGCGTCCACCAAGCAGATCGGCCGCATCATCGTCGCGAAGGTGGAGAACAAGGGCCGCGGCTTCCGCCGCCTCCGCATCAAGATCGCCGACTGA